A window of Ptychodera flava strain L36383 chromosome 1, AS_Pfla_20210202, whole genome shotgun sequence contains these coding sequences:
- the LOC139133241 gene encoding uncharacterized protein: MAKIHPRNVIGKLIQNAVRKETGVRRLTTTSRANTDMRSDKLELKYEVLSQKRITDAAWFITKELQTHNPMVRLLGIPEDIHFRRNKAQLEKVAQNGFSAIIIDTSTDKVIGVGTALLVSNLDQFEYFVDPTRCDEFKPIRLLASKLAEVFFNIEEVKNLQAKGYPFLFIDTGVISERIRGTGIMTHFGHWTLEAAWSRGAKIAFARPNNTYGLKLHKRLGFEEVEQITFKEFDINGFKPFKDAQGDPESAGSTLVIRRLKPDH, encoded by the exons ATGGCAAAAATTCACCCACGTAATGTCATTGGGAAGCTGATTCAAAACGCAGTAAGGAAAGAGACTGGTGTACGGAGGCTGACGACTACCTCTCGAGCAAACACCGATATGAG ATCTGATAAGTTGGAACTGAAGTACGAAGTCCTGTCTCAGAAACGAATAACCGACGCAGCCTGGTTCATAACGAAAGAACTGCAAACACATAACCCGATGGTCCGCCTTCTTGGAATACCCGAAGATATACACTTTCGCAGAAACAAGGCTCAGTTAGAAAAGGTGGCGCAAAACGGGTTTTCAGCAATCATCATAGATACCAGTACAGACAAAGTGATTGGTGTTGGTACTGCTTTGTTGGTGTCAAACTTGGATCAGTTTGAGTATTTTGTTGATCCCACTAGGTGTGACGAATTCAAACCTATCCGACTGTTAGCTTCCAAGTTAGCAGAAGTATTTTTCAACATAGAGGAAGTTAAGAATCTTCAAGCCAAAGGGTATCCCTTTTTGTTTATAGATACTGGCGTTATCTCTGAAAGAATTCGCGGAACAGGTATAATGACTCATTTTGGACATTGGACACTTGAGGCTGCTTGGTCGAGAGGAGCCAAAATTGCGTTTGCCAGACCCAACAATACATACGGCCTTAAGTTACATAAAAGATTGGGATTTGAAGAAGTTGAACAAATAACATTCAAAGAATTTGATATCAACGGATTTAAACCCTTTAAAGATGCTCAAGGCGATCCTGAATCCGCAGGTTCAACGCTTGTAATCCGTAGACTTAAACCGGACCATTAA